The nucleotide window CTGTAATGACCAGTTCTTCAGTTGACTTGCTGTCCTCAATGGAATGGGCGTCCTTCAGGTGCGTCTTAAGCTCTTTAGAGTGAGTGAACCACATGTCGCACATGGTGCAGTGGTTGGGCTTGTCGCCTGTGTGGCTCACGAGATGGTCTTTGAACTGGTCCCAGCTGTTGAACACACTGCCGCAGACCTGGTGGAGGCGGTAGAGGAGGAAACAATAGGACAAGGTCACAGACAGCCAACtactggagttttttttatattacttGGGAGTGGAAATAGTTTTACCTAATTAGGCCGTGACCTCTAACATCACTGCCACTGTTTTTACAAGCATTTGCTTGTTTCACCTAGAcctacattttaatttttatagATGGAATTGACACGAGAATCTTGTCTGTCATGCAGGAAAGAGGCTCAGGCCCACGATATTACTTGGGAGGCATACAGCCCTGGTTATCCTATTATTTCCCccacaaacaaatattaattatatttataacagaaattaaaaaatttGCAATATCTATTTATTCCAATATCGAAATACATgcaaataattaatattaaacaTTCCCACTGAGATAGTTATCAGACATGCATTTCCACTTTGATGCTGttaacagtttatattttgtcaaTAGATACTGACAATACATCAGTTTATACAGTATTAGGACCATTTCCTACTGTATACACAACACTGCAATCGCAGCGCTTTCTGGCCTTGGTTTCTGGACAAACTGTACCTGGCATTCATAGAGTTTCTTGCGTCCTTTCTTGGCTCCTGCCCCATTCTGACAGGCGGCCATATGGCACTTCAGAGTGCTGTTCCTCGCAAAATGCTCATGGCAATCTGGACACTCGTAAGGTTTTTCCCCTAAAGATGGACACGAAAAGACAGACACGTATCTCAGGACATGTGACAAAAGGCCTACAGGTCAAACACGACAAGCTATGGTTATATATGAGCTCATCCAGCTTTTCATTCTCACCTGTGTGCTTCCGCAAGTGCTCCTTAAAGTGGCCAAAGTGGTCAAAGTGCTTCTTACAGTATTCACAAACATGAACTTTCTTTTGGGGTTTCTGGTTTCGAGAGAGCTCCTCTGCTTCGAAGTGAAACGTGCTGATGTGCTGCCTCAGGGCGCCCTCTCGCGTGTAGGGTCGACCGCAGTGGTTGCACACGTGCGGCTTTTCCAATACGCCCTGGTGCGTTTTCAGATGCTGTTTGAGGTGGTAGTACAACTTAAAGGAGCGGTCGCACTTGTTGCAGCGGAACACGTTGTCCACTTGTGAAATCTGGACCTCTACTATGTCGACGTTCTCCAACACCTTGGACGCAGTCACCGTTTCCTCCTGATACACAAGATCCTGCCAAGCACCAACACAGAAGTTCAAACTTTTTGGTAAGTTCTTCAACATTTATTACTCCACAGCTTCCCAAATTATAAGccaaagaaacaataaaacaaccgTTGATGAAAAAGTGACAATACCTCTTCTATACCTCCCTTCTTGATCATATGTATCGTAGGTTCCTCTTGCTGATATTTGCTAGTTATGTCAGCAAGAAGAGCCAAAGCTGAGTCGTCCGACGCAGACTGGGCGTTCTTCGCTGCATCGACCACCTCCTCTAAACCCGAATCCTCCACCTCAATGCCCCCATCCCCGATCACCTCAATCTCCACCTGGAGAACATTGAAAATATTCAGTCTTGATATTGTAAAGGTCACTTGTGTTCAATTCCTACATTCTCGAAGCAgcaagaatatatttttttttatggtggAAATATGCACTacaagaaaacaataacatttcagTCAATTGAATGTTAAGCGATTATATTATCTAGGCGTTACTTACCGATTCTCCTTCCACCGAGGGCAGAGTTTCTGTGATCACATTAGACGTCTCTGCAATCTTCCTCTTTTTACCTTTGCTCTGTGCCATCACTGGTTTCTCATTTATCCTACAAGACAGAATTAGCTAATGTTGAGGGGCAACAACATCATTATAACATCAATTAAACCCGAGTGGCACAATTCCGCTTCTTCTGGTGCAACATAGGCATGCAAGTCTCACTTATTTTCCAGCGCCTTGATGGCTTCCTGCATCTGGAGGTACTCTGCAGCCTTCCACACATCGTAcgcctcctcttctccagatACAGCTAGTGTAGCCGTGTAGGTAAACTCCATGAGCTGGCTGAAGGCTGTATTGCTCACACCTGTTGGAATatgacagagcagcagtggtGAGTTAAAGCTGTTGCACCGCATAAATACCAGGGTAGGTTTAaggtcatttaaaaatatctcaCAACTTCATAGTGTGTCCATCAGGGGGCACTAGCAAATATCTTTCAACTGTAAAATCCTGCACTTGATATGCttggaaataaaatacaaatagagATAAAAACagttatatgtttatttttaagtttgtatCAGcagatatatctatattttttaaCTCCTACATACTGATTGGTCTGTTCACCACAgctcttttttcatttaagtATTTTAGTCGCCTTTCAATGCTTTTCTAAGAATTGAAGTAGAACACAATACCTTCTATCTCCACCAGTGGCTCCTGTGTAAAATCTTGGAAGAACGTGTGGAAAAACTGACTGCATGCTGCCAGCACCGCTTTATGTGCTCTGAACTGGTGTCCTGCAAGAGATAAGAAACATGGGAATTGGAAGTGCTGCTTGGGTAATTTCTTAAACACATTAGAAGATACAGTGTACAGTGTATGACTACTTACCGTCCACGATTAAAGTAATGTCTGTGAACTGGTCAAGCTGCCGTTGCTCATTGAGTTTGTCCATCATGACTTTGTAATGTGCTGGATACTCGCTGGctccctccagctccagctccacctcagCCGCCATTATTCACCAGGTCCTTCTCTGCAGGGAACACTgggaaacaaacataaacatcatGGTATTGCTTAAGATAAGTAAGGTATCACTCAGTCTTTATGCAGCTTTGTTATACACTAATTTATAATCTTTTAACAAGCATCTGAGTTATAGAAAAATATTCCAAAGTAGAGTTTTGGTAATGGCTGATACTAAATTCAACTCAAACCTCATTTTTCAACACTGTAGATCAAAGTACAAGTTCAAACCTGCACACGTCTTTAAGACTTAGGGGTGGTCATAATATCAATAATTTTCATTGATAGAAATATACCACGGGTCCAGTATTTAAAGATACAACACTTGCATATTGTGCGGGGACAACACATAattgatctacctcagatttgttCAATATTTTGCTGTTTTGTCTGTAAAGATAGATTGTATAGCAGATTTCAAAACCACAACGTTCACTGAGGAGCCAAAATCAGTCTgatatgatttatttgtatctttattCAAGCTCTCGTCATACTTAACCTCACAttagatatatatacaataaaaagCATAAAACTGCTGCAACTTTCTACACTTTCCCATTTTGCATGACCCGCTTCACATTTCCTCTATTTTCAGGGATATCAATCTGACCCATGAGGAAGCACAAGTGACTGTGTATCAATTTCACAtgctttggtgcaaatgaaagagaTAACAGGTGCAATGATTTTACATGTGGTGGCCACAGACAGttgctctctccttctctttcctgactgattcttctctagttttgtgttttccaagTGTCACCACTGGTAGCATGAGGCGGTGTGTGCATGAGGCGGTATGTGCAGCCCAATCAGGTTGCACAGGTAGTCCAGCTCCTACAGGACGGCACATCCATACATGCAGACGCAAGAAGGTTGGCTGTGTCTCACAGCACAGTCTCAAGAGCATGGACGCGGTGTATTGGTGCATCCAATATTCAAGTACTGGCACAGACTGTccaggagctcactgatgccctgATCCAGGGCTGGGAGGAGAT belongs to Platichthys flesus chromosome 3, fPlaFle2.1, whole genome shotgun sequence and includes:
- the znf131 gene encoding zinc finger protein 131, which produces MAAEVELELEGASEYPAHYKVMMDKLNEQRQLDQFTDITLIVDGHQFRAHKAVLAACSQFFHTFFQDFTQEPLVEIEGVSNTAFSQLMEFTYTATLAVSGEEEAYDVWKAAEYLQMQEAIKALENKINEKPVMAQSKGKKRKIAETSNVITETLPSVEGESVEIEVIGDGGIEVEDSGLEEVVDAAKNAQSASDDSALALLADITSKYQQEEPTIHMIKKGGIEEDLVYQEETVTASKVLENVDIVEVQISQVDNVFRCNKCDRSFKLYYHLKQHLKTHQGVLEKPHVCNHCGRPYTREGALRQHISTFHFEAEELSRNQKPQKKVHVCEYCKKHFDHFGHFKEHLRKHTGEKPYECPDCHEHFARNSTLKCHMAACQNGAGAKKGRKKLYECQVCGSVFNSWDQFKDHLVSHTGDKPNHCTMCDMWFTHSKELKTHLKDAHSIEDSKSTEELVITDPAATAALAIATQSIEGTETVLLDDGIQVEHVTVEPVDMMEMEETATVVVEDEGVTEMCEEDMERLKQAGVQIQVVHVTTTEVDGQQVVESQVEVEMEGEMVNVEEVEHAVDV